The Budorcas taxicolor isolate Tak-1 chromosome 5, Takin1.1, whole genome shotgun sequence genome includes a window with the following:
- the GABARAPL1 gene encoding gamma-aminobutyric acid receptor-associated protein-like 1 isoform X2: MKFQYKEDHPFEYRKKEGEKIRKKYPDRVPVIVEKAPKARVPDLDKRKYLVPSDLTVGQFYFLIRKRIHLRPEDALFFFVNNTIPPTSATMGQLYEDNHEEDYFLYVAYSDESVYGK, from the exons ATGAAGTTCCAGTATAAGGAGGACCATCCCTTTGAGTATcggaaaaaggaaggagaaaagatccGGAAGAAATATCCGGACCGGGTCCCT GTGATTGTGGAGAAGGCTCCCAAGGCCAGGGTGCCTGACCTGGACAAGAGGAAGTACCTCGTGCCCTCTGACCTCACTG TTGGCCAGTTCTACTTCTTAATCCGGAAGAGAATCCATCTGAGACCTGAGGACGCCTTATTCTTCTTTGTCAACAACACCATACCTCCCACTAGTGCGACCATGGGCCAGCTGTATGAG GACAACCATGAGGAAGACTACTTTCTGTATGTGGCCTACAGTGACGAGAGTGTCTACGGGAA ATAA
- the GABARAPL1 gene encoding gamma-aminobutyric acid receptor-associated protein-like 1 isoform X1 yields MKFQYKEDHPFEYRKKEGEKIRKKYPDRVPVIVEKAPKARVPDLDKRKYLVPSDLTVGQFYFLIRKRIHLRPEDALFFFVNNTIPPTSATMGQLYEDNHEEDYFLYVAYSDESVYGKVMIWVGSRNLHPDGTFQFISRHFSSSP; encoded by the exons ATGAAGTTCCAGTATAAGGAGGACCATCCCTTTGAGTATcggaaaaaggaaggagaaaagatccGGAAGAAATATCCGGACCGGGTCCCT GTGATTGTGGAGAAGGCTCCCAAGGCCAGGGTGCCTGACCTGGACAAGAGGAAGTACCTCGTGCCCTCTGACCTCACTG TTGGCCAGTTCTACTTCTTAATCCGGAAGAGAATCCATCTGAGACCTGAGGACGCCTTATTCTTCTTTGTCAACAACACCATACCTCCCACTAGTGCGACCATGGGCCAGCTGTATGAG GACAACCATGAGGAAGACTACTTTCTGTATGTGGCCTACAGTGACGAGAGTGTCTACGGGAA GGTTATGATCTGGGTGGGAAGCAGGAATTTGCACCCAGATGGGACATTTCAATTCATCTCAAGACACTTCAGTTCATCTCCGTGA